The Rhodospirillales bacterium genome includes a region encoding these proteins:
- a CDS encoding LysR family transcriptional regulator: MNIKQLETFYWAAKLGSFTAAAERLNSTQSTVSMRIHDLERDLGVELFDRSQRTARVTPRGRELIRYAEQMMHLSAEIRDRISAPDTIPGTVRLGVVEMVSVTWLPALIRTLHERHPKIVLELDEALTGDLYERLRAGQLDLILAPGRITGYNLATRSLGFVDFAWMTSPSFDVPKGRLGPEELQRFPIIALSPQSVHHAKIEDSFRSRGAYCHRLYTCKSFGVAASLATAGLGVTLLPKDQYKDWVDDGRLRIIESDPPIEPVEFTAIVAMTGVQPLTELIAELARDVSTFDKSRKLAAAE, from the coding sequence GTGAACATCAAGCAGCTGGAAACGTTCTATTGGGCGGCCAAGCTGGGCAGCTTCACCGCGGCGGCCGAGCGCCTCAATTCGACCCAGTCGACGGTTTCCATGCGTATTCATGATCTCGAGCGGGATCTCGGCGTCGAGTTGTTCGACCGTTCGCAGCGGACGGCGCGCGTCACCCCGCGCGGCCGCGAGTTGATCCGCTATGCCGAGCAGATGATGCATCTTTCGGCCGAAATCCGCGACCGCATCTCGGCGCCGGACACCATACCGGGCACCGTGCGCCTCGGTGTCGTCGAGATGGTCTCGGTTACTTGGCTCCCGGCGCTGATTCGCACTTTGCACGAACGCCATCCCAAGATCGTCCTGGAACTGGACGAGGCGCTGACCGGAGATTTGTACGAACGCCTGCGCGCCGGGCAATTGGACCTGATCCTCGCTCCCGGACGTATTACCGGCTATAACCTGGCGACCCGGTCGCTCGGGTTCGTCGATTTCGCGTGGATGACGAGCCCCTCATTCGACGTACCGAAGGGCCGTCTCGGCCCGGAAGAATTGCAGCGCTTTCCAATTATCGCGCTTTCCCCGCAGTCGGTTCACCATGCCAAAATCGAGGACTCGTTCCGCTCGCGCGGCGCTTATTGCCACCGGCTTTACACTTGCAAGAGCTTTGGCGTGGCCGCGTCGTTGGCCACTGCCGGACTCGGCGTCACCCTGTTGCCCAAGGATCAGTACAAGGACTGGGTTGACGACGGCCGGTTGAGGATTATCGAATCCGATCCGCCGATCGAGCCAGTCGAGTTTACTGCGATTGTCGCTATGACCGGGGTTCAGCCGCTAACCGAATTGATCGCCGAGCTGGCACGCGACGTCAGCACGTTCGACAAATCCCGCAAGCTCGCCGCCGCCGAGTGA
- a CDS encoding TRAP transporter small permease subunit, with protein sequence MEARRRQAHARVVGGRILNQQSGNRRSGGFLAAFVRAIDRINEVIGRWTSWLVLSMVLTTFAVAVLRYGFDVGWIWLQEIYVWMHAVIFLVAAGYTLLHDGHVRVDIFYRTASERAKAWINLLGFVFFLVPTIAAIWWSSWPYVRLSWQRLEVSREAGGMHGLFLLKTAILMFCVLLVLQGLAFAVRNLFALVRRPDPDTTPHDREMGP encoded by the coding sequence ATGGAAGCCCGTCGGCGCCAGGCGCACGCACGGGTCGTCGGGGGACGGATTTTGAATCAGCAGAGCGGCAATCGACGGAGCGGAGGTTTTCTCGCCGCCTTTGTTCGCGCGATCGACCGAATCAACGAGGTCATCGGGCGTTGGACCTCGTGGCTGGTGCTGTCCATGGTGCTGACGACGTTTGCCGTCGCGGTGCTGCGCTATGGATTCGATGTCGGCTGGATTTGGCTCCAGGAAATCTACGTCTGGATGCACGCCGTGATCTTCCTGGTGGCCGCCGGGTATACGCTGCTGCACGACGGGCACGTTCGCGTCGATATTTTCTATCGCACCGCGTCGGAACGCGCTAAGGCGTGGATCAATCTGCTTGGTTTCGTATTTTTCCTGGTGCCGACCATCGCCGCGATCTGGTGGTCGTCCTGGCCTTACGTGCGGTTGTCCTGGCAGCGCCTCGAGGTCTCGCGCGAGGCGGGCGGCATGCACGGGCTTTTCCTGCTGAAGACGGCGATCCTGATGTTTTGCGTCCTGCTCGTTCTGCAGGGCCTCGCCTTCGCGGTCCGCAACCTCTTCGCCCTGGTGCGACGCCCCGACCCGGACACCACGCCGCACGACCGCGAGATGGGGCCCTGA
- a CDS encoding DMT family transporter encodes MGLRFRSWYASEIGGNLGRGLSLMVVSGIAAVLTNAGIHHIATELHPFVVTFFRNLIGVVFLLPLLVRAGIAGLKPNRPGLQLARGLLQAVSAFLFVAGLALAPLAKVTALNFTAPLFASVLAVAFLGETVRLRRTVALAVGFSGMLVVLRPWEIALDLGSTYILLSAFLWAIGMIVVKILMRSESSLTTTILTSVISTPFVFVGALLFWQTPTPEQLLWLAGIGFAYAISSLAFAEALKQADLTALMPLDFLKLIWAAILGFVIFAEVPETATWIGGALIFAAATYIAYRERVARTAAPPPT; translated from the coding sequence ATGGGCCTTCGCTTTCGATCCTGGTATGCGTCCGAGATTGGCGGCAATCTCGGCCGAGGACTCTCGTTGATGGTGGTGTCCGGCATTGCCGCCGTCCTCACCAATGCCGGCATTCATCACATCGCGACCGAACTGCATCCGTTCGTCGTCACCTTTTTCCGAAATCTGATCGGCGTCGTCTTTCTGCTTCCTCTCCTTGTGCGTGCCGGAATCGCCGGTCTCAAGCCCAACCGGCCGGGGTTGCAACTGGCGCGCGGGTTGTTGCAGGCGGTATCGGCGTTCCTATTTGTCGCCGGCCTCGCCCTCGCGCCGCTCGCCAAGGTGACCGCGCTCAATTTTACCGCACCGTTGTTCGCTTCGGTGCTCGCGGTCGCTTTTTTGGGCGAAACCGTTCGCCTACGGCGGACCGTCGCCTTGGCCGTCGGATTTTCCGGAATGCTCGTCGTGTTGCGGCCTTGGGAGATCGCCCTCGACCTCGGCTCGACCTATATCCTGCTGTCCGCGTTCCTGTGGGCAATCGGCATGATCGTCGTCAAAATCTTGATGCGCAGTGAGTCGAGCCTGACAACAACGATCTTGACGTCCGTGATCAGCACGCCGTTCGTGTTCGTCGGCGCGTTGCTGTTCTGGCAAACCCCAACGCCGGAGCAGCTCCTTTGGCTGGCCGGGATTGGTTTCGCCTATGCCATCAGCTCGCTCGCGTTCGCAGAGGCCTTGAAGCAGGCCGATCTGACCGCCCTGATGCCGCTCGATTTCCTGAAATTGATCTGGGCGGCGATCCTCGGTTTCGTCATCTTCGCCGAAGTGCCGGAAACCGCCACTTGGATTGGCGGCGCGCTGATCTTCGCGGCAGCAACCTACATCGCTTATCGCGAGCGCGTCGCGCGCACCGCCGCGCCGCCGCCCACCTAA
- a CDS encoding TRAP transporter large permease subunit, with the protein MPLGEILSILLLVVLCATMLLGYPVAFTLSGVAVIFALVGAWLGAFDMIFFNAIPSRLFGVMSNEVLVAVPLFVFMGVMLERSRIADELLTTMGQCFGKVRGGLAISVTLVGILLAASTGIVGATVVTMGLLSLPTMLKAGYDPKIACGTICASGTLGQIIPPSIALVILGDSLVGAYTEAQLAKGNFLVEPLSVVDLFAGAMIPGLMLGGMYVAWLLLVAFFRPKQAPAFYEEGVEIRKLMIQVVKVLIPPVFLVVAVLGSILAGLATPTEAASFGGVGAILLALVKRQLTLRIVEEVTRSTCRISAMVFGILIGASLFSLTFRGLGGDKMVHHFLTGLPGGFFTAMLIVMLVMFLLGFVLDFIEIVFIVVPIVAPALFVADISPIWLGVMMALNLQTSFLTPPFGWALFYMRGVAPDHIKTTEIYRGVAPFVVLQLVALAVVWNYPDLVTWLPKAIL; encoded by the coding sequence ATGCCGCTCGGCGAGATCCTCAGCATTCTGCTGCTCGTCGTGCTGTGCGCGACCATGCTGCTCGGCTATCCCGTCGCTTTCACGCTCTCGGGTGTTGCGGTCATCTTCGCCTTGGTTGGCGCCTGGCTCGGCGCCTTCGACATGATCTTCTTCAATGCCATCCCGTCGCGTCTGTTCGGCGTGATGAGCAATGAAGTCCTGGTCGCCGTGCCGCTGTTCGTGTTCATGGGCGTGATGCTGGAACGCTCGCGCATCGCCGATGAACTGTTGACGACCATGGGCCAGTGCTTCGGAAAAGTGCGCGGCGGGCTCGCGATTTCGGTGACCCTGGTCGGTATCCTGCTTGCCGCCTCGACCGGCATCGTCGGCGCCACGGTCGTGACCATGGGGCTGCTCAGCCTGCCGACCATGCTCAAGGCCGGTTACGACCCCAAGATCGCCTGCGGTACGATCTGCGCATCGGGCACCTTGGGCCAGATCATCCCCCCGTCAATCGCGTTGGTGATTCTCGGCGATTCGCTGGTCGGGGCCTACACCGAGGCCCAACTCGCCAAGGGCAATTTCTTGGTGGAGCCGCTCAGTGTCGTCGATCTGTTCGCCGGTGCGATGATCCCGGGCCTGATGCTGGGCGGCATGTACGTGGCTTGGCTGCTGCTGGTCGCGTTCTTCCGGCCGAAGCAAGCACCCGCGTTCTATGAGGAAGGCGTCGAAATCCGCAAGCTGATGATCCAGGTCGTGAAGGTCCTTATCCCGCCAGTGTTTTTGGTCGTCGCCGTGCTGGGGTCGATCCTGGCCGGCCTCGCCACGCCGACCGAAGCGGCGTCGTTCGGCGGCGTCGGCGCCATTCTGTTGGCCTTGGTCAAGCGTCAATTGACCCTACGCATCGTCGAGGAAGTCACCCGATCCACATGCCGCATCAGCGCCATGGTGTTCGGCATCCTGATCGGCGCCTCGCTGTTCTCGCTCACGTTTCGCGGGCTCGGCGGCGACAAGATGGTGCACCATTTTCTGACTGGCCTGCCCGGCGGCTTTTTCACCGCCATGTTGATCGTGATGCTGGTGATGTTCCTGCTCGGCTTCGTGCTCGATTTCATCGAAATCGTCTTCATCGTCGTGCCGATCGTCGCCCCCGCCTTGTTCGTGGCGGACATCAGCCCGATCTGGCTCGGCGTGATGATGGCGCTCAACCTGCAGACCAGTTTCTTGACCCCGCCGTTCGGCTGGGCGCTATTTTACATGCGCGGGGTCGCACCCGACCACATCAAGACGACCGAAATTTATCGCGGCGTCGCACCGTTCGTGGTGCTGCAGTTGGTAGCTCTGGCCGTGGTCTGGAACTATCCCGATCTCGTCACGTGGCTGCCGAAGGCGATTCTGTAG